One segment of Dehalogenimonas sp. THU2 DNA contains the following:
- the pyk gene encoding pyruvate kinase has translation MKHKPNAARRTKIVATIGPASASPEVLAELITAGMNVARLNLSHGTLEEHAEQVKRVRAESKRLGVPVAVLIDLPGPKHRVGALSSSGIKLEKGDTIVLTTRDVTGDGGEVPVNLPTLPKDVRAGDTVLLDDGAMQLKCRDVTDTDVTCTVLVGGLLTSGRGIAIPGRKSSMPFMSDLLKSNLDFAIGQRPDFLALSFVSRAADIVHVRQILKKRNADIPLIAKIERGAAVAVFDAILAEADGVMVARGDLGVDIPLERLPLVQKEIIHKANRAGKPVITATQMLESMIHAARPTRAEVSDVANALLDGTDAVMLSAETSVGKYPVLAVEMMSAIAMETERTLPYDLWIAERDSWIINQPEELIAYNACLTARKLGAAAIVAFTSSGSTAGRVAKYRPSAPILAISPNGDICRRLILNWGVQASQIPTPKTVDDLFATAVRLCKKLKLAKSGDNIIVTGGVPLGVAGTTNLLKVQEVG, from the coding sequence ATGAAGCATAAACCCAACGCCGCCCGCCGCACCAAGATCGTGGCCACCATCGGCCCCGCCTCAGCCTCCCCCGAGGTACTCGCGGAACTCATCACCGCCGGCATGAACGTGGCGCGGCTGAACCTGTCCCACGGCACGCTGGAAGAACACGCGGAGCAGGTGAAACGTGTCCGCGCTGAGAGCAAACGGCTGGGGGTGCCGGTGGCGGTCCTCATCGACCTGCCGGGACCCAAGCACCGCGTCGGCGCGCTGTCCTCGTCGGGTATCAAACTGGAAAAAGGCGATACCATCGTCTTGACCACCCGGGACGTAACCGGCGACGGCGGCGAGGTTCCGGTCAACCTGCCGACGCTGCCCAAGGACGTCCGCGCCGGGGACACGGTGCTTCTGGACGACGGAGCTATGCAGCTCAAATGCCGGGATGTCACGGATACCGATGTCACCTGCACCGTGCTGGTCGGGGGACTGCTGACGTCCGGACGGGGCATCGCCATACCGGGGCGCAAGTCCAGCATGCCGTTCATGTCGGACCTGCTCAAGAGCAACCTTGACTTCGCTATCGGGCAGCGGCCGGATTTCCTGGCGCTGTCCTTCGTCAGCCGGGCGGCGGATATCGTTCACGTGCGACAGATTTTGAAGAAGCGCAACGCCGATATCCCCCTCATTGCCAAGATAGAGCGCGGCGCGGCGGTGGCGGTGTTCGACGCCATCCTGGCCGAGGCCGACGGCGTCATGGTGGCGCGGGGAGATCTGGGGGTCGATATCCCCCTGGAGCGCCTGCCGCTGGTGCAGAAGGAGATCATCCACAAGGCCAACCGGGCCGGCAAACCGGTCATCACCGCCACCCAGATGCTCGAATCGATGATCCACGCCGCCCGCCCGACCCGCGCCGAGGTGTCCGACGTTGCCAATGCTCTTCTCGATGGCACCGACGCGGTCATGCTCTCGGCGGAGACGTCGGTGGGCAAATACCCGGTGCTGGCGGTGGAGATGATGTCCGCCATCGCCATGGAGACCGAGAGAACGCTGCCCTACGACCTGTGGATCGCCGAGCGGGACAGTTGGATCATCAACCAGCCCGAGGAACTCATCGCCTACAACGCCTGCCTGACCGCCCGCAAGCTCGGCGCCGCGGCCATCGTGGCTTTCACCTCGTCCGGCTCCACGGCGGGACGTGTAGCCAAATACCGCCCCAGCGCCCCGATCCTCGCCATTTCACCCAACGGCGACATCTGCCGCCGCCTCATCCTGAACTGGGGCGTCCAGGCCAGCCAGATCCCCACCCCCAAAACCGTCGACGACCTCTTCGCCACTGCGGTGCGCTTGTGCAAGAAACTCAAACTGGCCAAGTCCGGAGACAACATCATCGTCACCGGCGGCGTCCCGCTGGGAGTAGCAGGCACCACCAACCTCTTGAAAGTACAGGAAGTAGGATAG
- a CDS encoding YkgJ family cysteine cluster protein: MLPDLSGFDLAKHGLSGLDLKPSHLWTDDEMDRFLDALRLECADPVLGMRYTKKVAQALLDLSQCRRCGRCCDADPDHPENNGVIVQEEELKTIAKHTGIGYSVLIKNTYREKKPGNRSIRYLKQPCPFLSPQGCKIYRSRPTVCCSFPITNVVDDGKTLVKISVRCDYGRDIYKTVLRMTHDSAPPI, encoded by the coding sequence ATGCTACCAGACCTGTCCGGTTTCGATCTGGCCAAACACGGCCTTTCCGGGCTCGACCTCAAACCCAGCCATCTGTGGACCGACGACGAGATGGACCGTTTCCTCGACGCGCTGCGCCTCGAGTGCGCCGACCCGGTACTGGGCATGCGCTACACCAAAAAGGTGGCCCAGGCGCTCCTGGACCTGTCGCAATGCCGCCGCTGCGGCCGCTGCTGCGACGCCGACCCGGATCACCCGGAGAACAACGGGGTGATCGTCCAGGAAGAGGAACTCAAGACTATCGCCAAACATACCGGCATAGGGTATTCCGTACTCATCAAAAACACCTACCGGGAGAAGAAGCCCGGCAACCGAAGCATCCGCTATCTCAAGCAGCCGTGTCCTTTCCTGAGCCCCCAGGGTTGCAAAATATATCGCAGCCGCCCCACGGTCTGCTGCAGCTTCCCGATAACCAATGTCGTCGATGACGGTAAAACGCTGGTCAAGATCAGCGTCCGCTGCGACTACGGCCGCGACATCTACAAAACCGTGCTGCGTATGACCCATGACTCCGCCCCGCCCATCTGA
- the dnaN gene encoding DNA polymerase III subunit beta has product MRLSCLQENLAKGLNIVGRVAAVRSTLPITTNVLISTDEGRLKLAATNLEMAVSCWVGAKIEEEGSTTVPSKLMAEFIASLPNDKIDMTLSAKKILTLKCGRFEARMTGVDARDFPPIPRVESGVTAKVDVAEFKKGVSRVVFAAATDESRPVLTGIDAEFDGSVLTLAAADGFRLAVYKMALAEPVSQKVKAIIPAKTLSEVNRLISDGDDAISITIDTQKSQILFKLKNIELVSQLLQGTFPQYSQIIPQSHTTRTVLDVPQFQMAAKTAQIFARDGGGIVRLIMTPGGAKTPGRLSITARSEEIGDDQAELDAAVSGDEAKIAFNGKYLLDVLNVLSEDQVALEVTGPSSPGVIRPVGTDNYIHVVMPMFVQW; this is encoded by the coding sequence ATGCGCTTATCTTGTCTCCAGGAAAACTTGGCTAAAGGCCTTAACATCGTCGGCCGCGTCGCCGCCGTCCGCTCCACCCTGCCGATAACCACCAACGTGCTGATCTCCACTGACGAGGGCCGCCTGAAACTGGCCGCCACCAACCTGGAGATGGCCGTTTCCTGCTGGGTCGGCGCCAAGATAGAGGAAGAAGGCTCCACCACGGTACCGTCCAAGCTCATGGCCGAATTCATCGCCTCGCTACCCAACGATAAAATAGATATGACCTTGTCCGCCAAGAAGATACTGACCCTCAAGTGCGGCCGGTTCGAGGCGCGCATGACCGGCGTGGACGCCAGGGACTTCCCCCCCATCCCCCGCGTCGAGAGCGGCGTGACCGCCAAAGTGGACGTGGCTGAGTTCAAGAAAGGCGTTTCCCGCGTCGTCTTCGCCGCCGCCACCGACGAGTCCCGCCCGGTACTGACCGGCATCGACGCTGAATTCGACGGCTCCGTCCTGACCCTGGCCGCCGCCGACGGTTTCCGCCTGGCCGTTTACAAGATGGCCCTGGCCGAGCCAGTGTCCCAGAAGGTCAAGGCGATCATCCCCGCCAAAACCCTCTCCGAGGTCAACCGCCTGATCTCCGACGGCGATGATGCCATCAGCATCACCATCGACACCCAGAAGAGCCAGATCCTCTTCAAGCTCAAGAATATCGAGCTGGTGTCCCAACTCCTGCAGGGCACTTTCCCGCAATATTCCCAGATCATCCCGCAGTCCCACACCACCCGCACGGTGCTGGACGTGCCGCAGTTCCAGATGGCCGCCAAAACCGCCCAGATCTTCGCCCGGGACGGAGGAGGCATCGTCCGCCTGATCATGACCCCCGGCGGCGCCAAGACCCCCGGCCGCCTGTCCATCACCGCCCGCTCCGAAGAGATCGGCGACGACCAGGCCGAACTGGACGCCGCGGTCTCCGGCGACGAAGCCAAGATAGCCTTCAACGGCAAGTACCTGCTGGACGTGTTGAACGTGCTTTCAGAAGACCAGGTAGCCCTTGAAGTAACGGGACCGTCAAGCCCCGGGGTGATCCGGCCGGTGGGGACGGATAACTATATTCACGTGGTGATGCCCATGTTTGTGCAGTGGTAG